In a single window of the Rhizobiaceae bacterium genome:
- a CDS encoding transporter substrate-binding domain-containing protein: protein MNKRQLLASFLCLSVISLNSFGPADAGTLENIQKGEPLRVGVGIMGLKPYIWQNADGSYAGLEYDILQYVMKDIGASKFEYVSTEWQTLIPGLKSNRWDIIMSGLGFNQERLGAGGIAFTHPYLLYVDYAIVLKDSPIQSIADLKGKSVASIVGSMDSLNAHNMQEGGQVGEVRDFNGWGEPFIALRNKQVDAVIIDQMTYLGQNDELKDLRLVGEPMFYQAKPEWADAEAKASYKLGAAGIVLRSDDKDLQEAIDASIAKMFADGTHEQILKKYGAWDATQASPTK from the coding sequence ATGAACAAGCGCCAGCTCCTTGCGAGCTTCCTATGCCTTTCGGTCATTTCACTGAACTCGTTCGGCCCGGCTGATGCCGGCACGCTCGAGAATATTCAAAAAGGAGAGCCGCTCCGCGTCGGGGTGGGCATCATGGGCCTCAAGCCCTACATCTGGCAGAACGCCGATGGCTCCTATGCCGGTCTCGAATACGACATCCTTCAATATGTCATGAAGGACATCGGCGCTTCGAAGTTCGAATATGTTTCCACTGAGTGGCAGACGCTCATTCCCGGCCTGAAAAGCAACCGCTGGGACATCATCATGTCTGGCCTCGGCTTCAACCAGGAGAGGCTTGGCGCGGGCGGCATCGCCTTCACCCATCCCTACCTGCTCTATGTCGACTATGCCATCGTGCTGAAGGATTCGCCGATCCAGTCCATTGCCGACCTCAAGGGCAAGTCGGTCGCCTCGATTGTCGGGTCGATGGATTCGCTCAACGCCCACAACATGCAGGAAGGCGGCCAGGTCGGCGAAGTTCGCGATTTCAATGGCTGGGGCGAACCCTTCATCGCGCTGCGCAACAAGCAGGTGGATGCGGTCATCATCGACCAGATGACCTATCTCGGCCAGAATGACGAATTGAAGGACCTGCGCCTCGTGGGCGAACCCATGTTCTACCAGGCCAAGCCGGAATGGGCCGATGCGGAAGCCAAGGCGAGCTACAAGCTCGGCGCGGCGGGCATCGTGCTGCGCTCCGACGACAAGGATTTGCAGGAAGCGATCGACGCTTCGATTGCGAAAATGTTTGCCGACGGCACGCATGAGCAGATACTCAAAAAATATGGCGCATGGGATGCCACGCAGGCCAGCCCCACGAAATGA
- a CDS encoding LysR family transcriptional regulator — MKRKLPPLIALRAFEVVGRTSSIRAAGDELGVSHTVISRHVRHLEEYIGTNLIEQKGRGIALTSRGTQFHARINAAFADILRATDEVSPFHRRSVEVWCMPGIGLHLMRFLLEGLDKDFSKIDVSFRPTLERPDLLRGEADAEVFYLDHAESIDMIQYEELACPRVFPVASRAFLSQNPAPQSVADLLSAPLLHEQSTRYWSSWFSAAGVTDPPILPGPKLWHANFTLEAARQGKGIALANDFLIQPFRDELVELLETDVHIGSYYFIATSARRDDPEMKVLARLLRRAFGSGA; from the coding sequence ATGAAGAGAAAGTTGCCGCCTCTCATCGCACTTCGAGCGTTCGAGGTGGTTGGCCGCACGAGCAGCATTCGCGCCGCGGGAGACGAGTTGGGCGTCAGCCACACGGTGATCTCGCGTCACGTGCGCCATCTGGAAGAATATATCGGAACCAATCTCATCGAGCAGAAGGGGCGGGGCATCGCGCTGACTTCTCGCGGAACGCAGTTCCATGCGCGCATCAATGCCGCTTTCGCGGATATTCTCAGGGCAACGGACGAAGTGTCGCCCTTCCACCGGCGCTCCGTGGAAGTGTGGTGCATGCCCGGCATCGGGCTTCACCTGATGCGGTTCCTGCTTGAAGGGCTCGACAAGGATTTCAGCAAGATCGACGTCTCGTTCCGGCCCACGCTGGAAAGGCCCGACCTTTTGCGCGGGGAAGCCGACGCCGAGGTCTTTTATCTCGACCATGCGGAATCGATCGACATGATCCAATACGAGGAACTCGCCTGCCCACGCGTATTTCCCGTGGCAAGTCGTGCGTTTCTTTCGCAGAACCCGGCGCCGCAATCGGTCGCCGACCTGCTTTCCGCCCCGTTGCTCCACGAACAATCGACGCGCTACTGGTCGTCCTGGTTCAGCGCGGCGGGCGTCACCGACCCACCAATCCTTCCCGGTCCGAAGCTGTGGCATGCCAACTTCACGCTGGAGGCGGCGCGGCAGGGCAAGGGCATTGCGCTCGCCAATGATTTCCTGATCCAGCCGTTTCGCGATGAACTGGTCGAATTACTGGAAACCGACGTGCACATCGGCTCCTATTACTTCATTGCAACCAGCGCGCGCAGAGACGATCCCGAGATGAAGGTGCTGGCAAGGTTGCTGCGGCGCGCGTTCGGCTCTGGTGCATAA
- a CDS encoding GNAT family N-acetyltransferase: MSNSFIAWCRSRYGENAWFVDRYYTPQQWAALLDSLPRIHAAPAGEILVARLNGKVVGCVMMQRINDSTCEMKRMFVGPEGRGSGLGRRLAENIVRLAAERGYAIMRLDTGRNHDEALSLYRSLGFREIEPYYEAPAELRDHLVFMEANLTR; encoded by the coding sequence TTGAGCAACAGTTTCATCGCCTGGTGCCGGTCGCGCTATGGCGAGAATGCCTGGTTCGTCGATCGCTATTATACGCCTCAGCAATGGGCCGCGCTTCTCGATAGCCTGCCAAGGATACACGCGGCTCCGGCAGGTGAAATCCTCGTCGCCCGACTGAACGGAAAAGTGGTGGGCTGCGTCATGATGCAACGGATCAACGATAGTACCTGCGAGATGAAGCGCATGTTCGTCGGCCCCGAGGGCCGAGGCTCGGGGTTGGGTCGCCGTCTCGCCGAAAACATCGTCCGCCTGGCTGCTGAACGAGGTTACGCCATCATGCGGCTGGACACAGGTCGCAACCACGACGAAGCCCTGAGCCTCTATCGCTCCTTGGGATTCCGGGAGATCGAACCTTACTACGAGGCTCCCGCCGAACTGCGCGACCATCTCGTCTTCATGGAAGCCAATCTGACGCGGTAG
- a CDS encoding HXXEE domain-containing protein, with protein sequence MTLTQIAWLAVAAYGLHMMEEFFFNWRDWARSVVGLPVDWADFYMTNSIVIVVGIVQAQLASAMPIVALSFAALILINATFFHVFPVIKTGGRFSPGLGTALVLFYPVGIATFLIAAREGVGTSTMIAAFVIGALLMAFPIVMIRLRGLPYFQQK encoded by the coding sequence ATGACATTGACGCAGATTGCTTGGTTGGCGGTGGCAGCCTATGGGCTGCACATGATGGAAGAGTTTTTCTTCAACTGGCGCGACTGGGCAAGGTCGGTGGTGGGACTGCCGGTCGACTGGGCCGATTTCTACATGACCAACTCAATCGTCATCGTCGTCGGCATTGTGCAGGCCCAGCTTGCCTCGGCCATGCCGATTGTGGCGCTGTCATTTGCAGCGCTCATACTGATCAACGCCACCTTCTTCCACGTCTTTCCCGTGATAAAGACCGGCGGGCGTTTTTCTCCGGGGCTCGGAACCGCACTGGTGCTGTTCTACCCGGTCGGCATCGCGACCTTTCTTATCGCGGCAAGGGAAGGCGTCGGTACATCGACAATGATCGCGGCCTTCGTGATCGGCGCCTTGCTGATGGCTTTCCCGATTGTCATGATCCGGCTGCGCGGCCTGCCCTATTTCCAGCAGAAATGA
- a CDS encoding Crp/Fnr family transcriptional regulator, which produces MNLSREQAERVMREGAWLAHMTPSFRDEFLRRAHLLRYAPDQIIYRYGDIGGGMYGLVSGCITVNTAPPDSSPRPVHIGTPGGWTGEGPFLTGQPRRAELRALGCAWMMYVPLDALKQMAAHDPEVTRAIGINTVYTVDVLIRIVHDLQKRDVGRRIASVLQRAGQYGDVPILLSQAELGVMANASRQQVNSAMQRFASLGWIRYTYRSVTVLNPQALRQFSESDDEGR; this is translated from the coding sequence TTGAACTTGTCGCGAGAACAGGCGGAGCGGGTCATGCGCGAGGGCGCATGGCTGGCGCATATGACGCCCTCCTTCCGCGACGAGTTCCTGCGCCGCGCGCACCTGCTGCGCTATGCTCCCGACCAGATCATTTACCGGTATGGCGATATTGGCGGCGGCATGTACGGCTTGGTGTCAGGCTGCATCACCGTCAACACCGCGCCGCCGGATTCATCTCCGCGCCCGGTCCATATCGGTACGCCGGGTGGATGGACCGGGGAAGGCCCCTTCCTGACAGGGCAGCCGCGCAGGGCCGAACTGCGCGCGCTGGGCTGTGCCTGGATGATGTATGTCCCGCTCGATGCGCTGAAGCAGATGGCCGCGCATGACCCTGAGGTCACACGCGCCATCGGGATCAACACCGTTTACACCGTGGACGTGCTCATTCGCATCGTGCACGATTTGCAGAAGCGCGACGTGGGCCGGCGCATTGCGTCCGTGCTGCAACGCGCGGGGCAATATGGCGATGTCCCGATCCTGCTGTCACAGGCCGAACTGGGCGTGATGGCGAATGCGTCCCGCCAGCAGGTCAATTCCGCGATGCAACGCTTCGCCTCGCTCGGCTGGATAAGATATACCTATCGATCCGTGACGGTGCTCAATCCACAGGCGTTGCGGCAATTCTCCGAAAGCGACGACGAAGGCCGGTGA
- a CDS encoding DUF1254 domain-containing protein, with translation MVVATMILLAAAQMAAAQQLSPAEARAIAREATIYGFPLVDNYRVQYSYFVDPANPDYKAPWNTINNVARVFTPDDKAIQTPNSDTPYSQLGADLRAEPLVISVPEIEATRYYSLQFVDMYTFNFAYVGSRATGNEAGDFLLVGPRWQGQTPKGIKAVIRSETDFDFVLYRTQLFSAADIDNVKKVQAGYKVQPLSQYLGQPAPPAPAPVEFIKPLSPEQQRTSPQFFNVLNFVLQFCPTHPSETEVMARFAKLGIGPGGEFDFEALPPETQKAVEDGMADAWADFAEFKRTQMDTGKRTSAEGFGTREFMKNDYMGRMAAAAFGIYGNSKEEALYPAYYTDQNSELLNGTNNYRLVFPAGRLPPVNSFWSLTVYELPSSLLYANSIDRYLINSSMLSSLKRDADGGITLYLSHDAPAREPESNWLPIPNGPFWATMRLYWPKPEALDGRWKAPPMERVE, from the coding sequence ATGGTTGTTGCAACGATGATACTGCTTGCGGCTGCGCAGATGGCGGCTGCCCAACAGCTCTCCCCGGCCGAGGCACGCGCAATCGCCCGGGAGGCGACCATCTACGGCTTTCCACTCGTCGACAACTATCGCGTGCAGTATTCCTACTTCGTCGATCCGGCCAATCCCGACTACAAGGCCCCCTGGAATACGATCAACAATGTTGCGCGCGTGTTCACGCCCGATGACAAGGCCATCCAGACTCCGAACTCGGATACGCCCTATTCGCAATTGGGGGCCGACCTGCGCGCCGAGCCGCTGGTGATCAGCGTTCCGGAAATCGAAGCGACCCGCTACTATTCTCTCCAGTTCGTAGACATGTATACGTTCAACTTCGCCTATGTCGGCAGCCGCGCGACCGGCAACGAGGCAGGTGATTTCCTGCTGGTCGGGCCGCGCTGGCAAGGGCAAACGCCGAAGGGGATCAAGGCGGTCATCCGGTCCGAGACAGATTTCGATTTCGTGCTGTACAGGACACAGCTTTTCTCCGCCGCCGACATAGACAACGTCAAAAAGGTGCAGGCCGGCTACAAGGTGCAGCCATTGTCGCAATACCTCGGGCAGCCCGCTCCTCCCGCACCTGCGCCCGTTGAATTCATCAAGCCGCTGTCGCCCGAACAGCAACGCACGTCGCCACAATTTTTCAACGTGCTGAACTTTGTTCTCCAGTTCTGCCCGACACACCCCTCCGAAACCGAAGTGATGGCGCGCTTTGCGAAACTCGGCATAGGACCCGGAGGCGAGTTCGATTTCGAGGCGCTGCCTCCTGAAACGCAAAAGGCCGTCGAGGACGGGATGGCCGACGCATGGGCGGACTTTGCCGAATTCAAGCGCACGCAGATGGACACCGGCAAGCGGACTTCCGCTGAAGGCTTCGGCACGCGCGAATTCATGAAAAACGACTATATGGGTCGCATGGCCGCCGCCGCGTTCGGCATCTACGGCAATTCAAAGGAAGAAGCCCTCTATCCGGCCTACTACACCGACCAGAACAGCGAATTGTTGAACGGCACCAATAACTACCGGCTGGTTTTTCCAGCGGGCCGGCTTCCCCCCGTCAATTCCTTCTGGTCGCTGACGGTCTATGAGCTTCCCTCAAGTCTGCTCTATGCCAATTCCATCGACCGCTACCTGATCAATTCGTCCATGCTGTCGAGCCTCAAGCGGGATGCCGACGGCGGGATCACCCTTTATCTGAGCCACGACGCGCCCGCGCGGGAACCGGAGTCGAACTGGCTGCCCATTCCGAACGGACCGTTCTGGGCGACCATGAGGCTCTACTGGCCGAAGCCGGAAGCGCTCGACGGGCGCTGGAAGGCGCCTCCCATGGAGCGAGTTGAGTAA
- a CDS encoding DUF1214 domain-containing protein codes for MLQRMLWGAALAFGTCLGSLTASAEPILVNTDNFVRAESDAYFAGVVANGAFAKLDHNREMAPLDKQTVIRLNRDTLYSSALFDLDAGPVTITLPDSDGRFISLQVIDEDHFTHGVHYEPGKYTLTREEIGTRYVVTAFRLFANPNDAADMDRVHALQDAIGVEQAAPGRFEIPQWDKASQDRTRQALLDLAALLPDTAHMFGSRQEVDPVRHLIGTANAWGGNPDKDALYLNLTPQKNDGKTIYKLTARDVPVQSFWSVTVYNKEGFFEANPLNAYSLNNVTAQKDADGAITIQFGGCDGKIANCLPTPPDWNYMVRLYRPEPQILDGSWKFPAATEQK; via the coding sequence ATGCTGCAAAGAATGCTTTGGGGAGCCGCGCTGGCTTTCGGGACATGTCTCGGCTCACTGACTGCAAGCGCCGAACCGATCCTCGTCAACACCGACAATTTCGTGCGCGCCGAAAGCGACGCCTATTTCGCGGGTGTGGTCGCCAACGGAGCCTTCGCGAAGTTGGACCACAATCGCGAGATGGCGCCCCTCGACAAACAGACCGTCATCCGGCTGAACCGCGACACACTCTATTCGTCCGCCCTCTTCGACCTCGACGCCGGACCGGTGACGATCACCCTTCCTGACTCTGACGGCCGCTTCATTTCGCTCCAGGTCATCGACGAGGACCATTTCACGCATGGCGTTCACTACGAGCCGGGCAAGTACACACTGACGCGCGAAGAGATCGGCACGCGCTATGTCGTGACTGCCTTCCGTCTGTTCGCCAACCCGAACGATGCCGCCGATATGGATCGTGTTCACGCATTGCAGGATGCGATTGGCGTCGAGCAGGCCGCGCCCGGGCGCTTCGAGATTCCGCAATGGGACAAGGCCAGCCAGGACCGCACGCGGCAGGCGCTGCTCGACCTCGCGGCGCTGCTGCCGGACACGGCGCATATGTTCGGCTCGCGTCAGGAGGTCGATCCGGTTCGCCACCTGATCGGCACCGCCAATGCATGGGGCGGAAACCCGGACAAGGATGCGCTCTATCTCAACCTCACACCGCAAAAGAATGACGGAAAGACGATCTACAAACTCACCGCGCGCGACGTGCCCGTGCAGTCGTTCTGGTCGGTGACCGTCTACAACAAGGAAGGCTTCTTCGAGGCCAATCCCCTGAATGCCTATTCGCTGAACAATGTTACGGCGCAGAAGGATGCGGACGGTGCGATCACCATCCAGTTCGGCGGCTGCGACGGCAAGATCGCAAATTGCCTGCCGACGCCCCCGGATTGGAACTACATGGTCCGTCTCTATCGCCCCGAGCCGCAGATTCTCGATGGAAGCTGGAAATTTCCCGCCGCCACGGAACAGAAATGA